The Pseudomonas sp. LFM046 region ACAAAAATATAAGGCCGTTTACCCAGATCGATGAGCAGTTGCTGCATATCCAGCCCAAGAAGGAACACGGTATAGCCACTGATGTGCAGAACCACGTAGGTGAAGCACCAGAGACCGAGCTGCCTGCGCACTGCTATCCACCCACCCCAGCCGGTCAGCCTCTGCAGCGGCGTCATGGACAGCGTGATCAGCAGCAACCAGAGCGCGCCCAACCCCAGCCGATCGACCAATACCTTTCCCGGATCCGGCCCCAGGGCGAAGATCCAGGCCTGGTACAACCAGAGGCCGACCGGAATTGGCGCAACCAGGAATACGAAAAGTCTCCACAGTTTGAAGCGCATCAGTAGTTCTTCCTCAGATCCAGCCCCGTATAGAGACTGGCCACTTCGTCATAGCCATTGAACATACGGGTAGACACGATGTTGGGGCTGAACAGCCCGCTTGGGAGACGCCGCTCATGGGCCTGGCTCCAACGGGGATGGTCCACCTCAGGATTGACGTTCGAATAGAAGCCATATTCCTCAGGCGCTATCGATTGCCAAGTAGTGCGCGGCTGCTCGCTGACGAGACTGATCCGCACAATGGACTTGATGCCCTTGAAGCCATACTTCCAGGGCACCACGAGGCGAAGCGGCGCTCCATTCTGATTGGGAAGAACACGCCCATACATGCCCACGGCAAGGATGGTCAGCGGATGCATGGCCTCATCCAATCGCAAGCCTTCCACGTAAGGCCAATCGATCAGCGAGAAACCTGAGCGCACCCCGGCCATCTCTTCTGGCGCCAGCCGGCTTTCGAAGCTGACGTACTTCGCCTTGCTGGTCGGCTCCACCCGCTTGAGCAGGTCCGCAAGCGGAAATCCCAACCAGGGAATCACCATGGACCAGGCCTCGACGCAACGCAGGCGGTAGATGCGTTCCTCCAGACCATGGGGCTTGAGCAGATCCTCCACCGAGTAGGTACCAGGCCTGGCCA contains the following coding sequences:
- the msrP gene encoding protein-methionine-sulfoxide reductase catalytic subunit MsrP, which encodes MLIQIPPSSACREHEVTPETVYLSRRRVLAAAGGLAAMAALPGRAQDASSYPDVEPASAPAWFSEKLAATRWQAVTPGNESITPFQDATHYNNFYEFGTNKGDPARYADKMRTEPWTVRIDGEVARPGTYSVEDLLKPHGLEERIYRLRCVEAWSMVIPWLGFPLADLLKRVEPTSKAKYVSFESRLAPEEMAGVRSGFSLIDWPYVEGLRLDEAMHPLTILAVGMYGRVLPNQNGAPLRLVVPWKYGFKGIKSIVRISLVSEQPRTTWQSIAPEEYGFYSNVNPEVDHPRWSQAHERRLPSGLFSPNIVSTRMFNGYDEVASLYTGLDLRKNY
- the msrQ gene encoding protein-methionine-sulfoxide reductase heme-binding subunit MsrQ translates to MRFKLWRLFVFLVAPIPVGLWLYQAWIFALGPDPGKVLVDRLGLGALWLLLITLSMTPLQRLTGWGGWIAVRRQLGLWCFTYVVLHISGYTVFLLGLDMQQLLIDLGKRPYIFVGALGFSGLLALAVTSNRFSIRRLGKRWKQLHRLVYAILAIALLHMLWVVRADMAEWSGYALTGALLMLLRVPPVERFLPRAIAALRRDDKKISIKC